The nucleotide sequence TTACAAacacaaattttataaatatatatatatatatacacatacacatatatgttaagTATATATTCATAGTTCtaattacatttatattatatatacatgtaaatacgTATACACAAAAAGTTCTGAAATATTCTTcagtattataatttattatatatttgttattttctttttttccactatAAACATGTGATAATTTGTAAtccaaaaatgttattattttacttacaAAGCATATATTGtgcaacaaatttttaaaaaggaaataaggaagcaggttgttatttttcaaatctaTAAAATACctagctttaaaaaaatggattttaCTAAACTGAcatatttaatactttaaaatacttgaagaaaGGACAGGAATTAGCCATTGTGAATATGGGGTGTGGagcatttttttaattgcatttttttatttttaaaagaaaatcctaGAAAACCATATTTTCCCATTATTTGAAGTTTTCTCTagctctttctttcatttgtattagaaatatctttgtgCATATCTCTAAAATAGAGCCTCAACTTGCTACTACAAATAGGATGATGTCATACCAGAAAGTAGAGGGGAGAGAGCCTGTGATGGCCCTGCAGCCTCCTCATCCTCACTGCTCCACCTGTCTCTTCTGAAGGGGCCTCTGGCTGTCCACATGCTGGGATCACTGCCActagaaaagaaatgtatatatttgcccatggtttcaaagaatatatacatttgAGAAATACTTTCTAATCATCTTCATTGATTATTTAATtgacattcatttccatttcaattCAGCCACCCACTCCCATTGTCATCACCTGAAACTGGCCCACTTGTGAAATAATTCCCAAATCCCAATGTCTGATCACAAACTCCATCTCCTCCTACTACTTTCACCTTGCAAACTAGTCGCCTCAGATCCATCCACTTATTTACCTTCTCCCCTCCTTTACCTAGACTGTGGGAGGGAAGTACTCGGGTCATTGGGCTTTCTAATATCGGCAGAGAGCCGTTTGGAAAATACCAGCATGTCCCTGGTTGGTTTCCTGTACCACTCTTCCATGGCAGCTAATTCCAAGCCACCATCTTGTTATAGTCCTTATTTTAATACTCTCTCTGACTTAGTAAAAATGTAACTTCTTCTAGAAAATGCAAGCCAGAAAATAGAAATTCTTtcaatttattatcttttaaaacatttacttaGATGCATCAATGTCTTTCTTATTCCTTGCTTTCTGCCTGTTCAAAATTCCTCCTTCCGTGTTCTTAACCAGATTCCTTCTGCCTCCTCTAAGGTATTTTtctataacttattttttttaacatatcgTGAATTTCTCCCTATCTACAAATTCTTTCATATCATAAGAATACACAATTTTCTGTATCTTAAAAATAGGAAATGCTTTAAACTCTGTCTAGCTACTAATTGTTAACAGATTTTTCAAATCCTAGCCCATACCCACTTTGTTTCCTTTGCAACGTCTCCATACTCAACTGACTCGCTAATGCTATTAACTTGGCTCTTGTTGCACTTTCATTTGCAACCCTACCTAGCAAAATCCTCCTAATTTGACCTCTGCATCTAACCTTCAATGTTTAGAGAAAATTCTTCCTAAAATACAAACTTAATTACACCTGCCCACCAATATCAGGATAAATCAAGGACCCTTATCAGACACATAAGTTTAGGATATTGGCCAGGTGGCCTCTGTCTATTTTTCCATCACCATCTCCACTGATTTCCTACATGCACTGTATGCTTTAACCTTAGCAAAataaatgcctttttcttttacttctgtaAGGAAATTCGGGTTTCTTACTCTTTTctccttctaatttttttcttggattACTGTAAACATTTAATTAATCTCCACTGACTGCCACTTCCAGCTATCCTCACCTTGCCACCAGCATTCCTCCTTctggatggataaatagatagttgcatgaataaaacaaaaagacccTCCGTATGCATCCTTTTGATTTTAACAGACTGAATAAAATGTATACTCAGCTTCACATATATGGCATTACTTCCCTCTCCAGCCCACACTGTATTTTGGGCTCCACCTCTCATCTTCTGCAGCTTCCTAGCATTCCACCTCACATACACCCTACGACTCTTGGCACCTAATATTTCTCCCCATTACCCCTAAGATATTTTCACAACTCCTTACCCTCGCTCAAacttcttcctcttgcctgaaaTGTTCTTCTCTTTTTCACCTGCTAGGTTTCTATTTAATTAAATCCTAAATTCAACCAAAATATCTTTTCTCCAAAGAAGCTTGTGGGAAACCTCCCTCATGCATAGTCAATCTTCTGTACCCACAATCTTTGGATTTTTactctaaaataatatttactatgTTGTACATCAATTTGTCTTTTATATGTCTGTTTCCCTAATTAAACTGTGAACTAAAgagcaaaaaatatatagtagtttgtatttgtgTACAGTGCTTAGTGTATCATAGAATCTCAAAATGTCTTTGGAATTACTATTATTTGTTTAATGCACTTCTGAAAGTTGTACATATAAATTTCATACAATACGCATACAAAAACACATAAAGAATATACACATTCTTATACAGTGCTATTCCAGTGAGGGTAGCTAATATTACTGATAAATCTCTAAGAAAATATGGCTTAACAAAATGTTACCTCATTTGATGTTTTTGCTTATAACACCTAAATTTGAACATTTTATAAGCATGAaaacttgtttctttgttttcctaaTGGAAATTTACTGTTCTTCaggtactttaaattttttaaatatatactaccAGAAATTCACCATACTAATAATCCTGTTGTTTATaccatataattttctttctgaaaacagATCACATTTCTAATAACATTTAGTGCTGTACCGTGAGCTTCATGCTACCTCAAGTACACTGACCACTTCAAAAGCTCCAAGCATATTTGCAAAAGCTTTGACGCCATGTAACTATTGAGAGGATAGAGAAATCGAATCCTTCAAGAATACTTTTCTCTTATGTTAATTACCATATTTTTGAGATCATAAACATATTTCTAAGAAAGCTAAATCAAGTTTATAAAAAGCTATATcttgaaaaattaaacatttcaggGCCATTATTCACTGTCTCCATGCAGAGGGCTAGCTATGAATATAAGTAGCATAAACAGAAAACCCAGTAAATAAGCATATTAGTTATACCTTTCTGAAGGCTCTTCAAAAACATCCTCATAATCATTATGTGGGAAATTCCGAAGAGAAAGTTTTACCTTCTCTGaattaactttattttcaaaaacctACAGAcataagaaaggaaacaaattatAGCACTGGTTTTAGAAAAATATGGTTTAAAACGTGATTTCTATAGCTACTTAAGAAGAGCAAAAAGATCTGCAATAATGGAATTATAACCACAATCACATAGTAGAATGTCTGCTCCTAGAAAATCACTTAATTGTATATCTCCCTATTAAATATCTTCCAATCTGTCAAAACAGTGTAGAGTACTATGTAAACAGAAGTTATTTATATTGAATTGCTCAAGTGATTTttcaaaactaaatttttaaaaagcttcatttgagaaaaaatagatttattaCTTCAGCCCAGAAGAGATTTTCTTATAAGTGTTTACCATGTTTTGTTTACTGTGAATATAAAATTCCTGCCACTAAATTTATCTTTACTTTAGTACTTGCACCATCTAATCTACTAAGTATTTCTCCACATTCCACTGCCCAATTTTGCACTGGGCAGTGGACTTCAGTCTTGATAACTCGCAGTGCCAGTGCCCCAGCCACCACATACacgtttccttccttccttgtctaATACTGTCTTGCCATACTTGGCCTTCTATTTTCTCAAGAACATCTTCTGAATCAGCTGATCAAATCTCATTCACACACAGAAATAACTTTGGGACTATTATTGAAATTAAGtaatatgaattttttaatttaaattggaAATAAGTGAAGTATTTATATATTAAGTATCATTATCCACTAATATGATATAGCTATCCagcaaaaacattataaaatattctcaATAAAGACAATGTATACCTTTTCTTAGATTTACTCCTAAACACCTTAAGTGGCACAATTGTAAATGTAATGTCATAGAGCAGACCTTTTATTTGATACACACTGCTCAATCCACAAACCACATGTTTTTACATCTAGTATTTTTGTGTACATTCCATTCTAAATACTTTAAACTTccattatgatttcttctttgactaatG is from Pan paniscus chromosome 8, NHGRI_mPanPan1-v2.0_pri, whole genome shotgun sequence and encodes:
- the PTPN20 gene encoding tyrosine-protein phosphatase non-receptor type 20 isoform X18, with the translated sequence MWTARGPFRRDRWSSEDEEAAGPSQALSPLLSVQHHGYSGPNERTTFWHGSNEGAVSLLLRYCA
- the PTPN20 gene encoding tyrosine-protein phosphatase non-receptor type 20 isoform X20, whose translation is MIVNDYEGNDSEAEDLNFRETLPSSSQENTPRSKVFENKVNSEKVKLSLRNFPHNDYEDVFEEPSESGSDPSMWTARGPFRRDRWSSEDEEAAGPSQALSPLLSVQHHGYSGPNERTTFWHGSNEGAVSLLLRYCA